Proteins from a genomic interval of Nitrospirota bacterium:
- a CDS encoding ShlB/FhaC/HecB family hemolysin secretion/activation protein, which yields MNTIGLRIFRMVVMLMAFTSLLSRPCIAEETGEAGFEIKAFEVTGNNLFTDDQVRAAVILYTGTGRTSADVEKARDSLEKRYHETGYPAVMVNIPEQTLQDGVVKLQVIESRIGRVKVTGNRYFTMDKVLSDLPSFTPGKILYLPQVQQEIARLNRSQDFKVDPVMSPGKEVGTIDVELKVEDHLPLHGYLELNNRASPDTVPLRLNAAIHYDNLWQEEHSLSVQYQLAPQEPDQVQALSASYALPAPWQKDDQWALYGIWSNSNTAFGEGFQVIGKGHIFGTRYVVMLPEYRLYTHMLTLGLDYKHIIQTTSTRDGSAASPADEVPVNYAPLSFSYSSSLPDERGGMNQFSAGLNVNFRTSDSQEAKFEMSRYKAQANYIVITASAQRMQKLLWGMNLSVKADGQVSDQPLISSEQYPAGGMESVRGYKESEELGDSALHGTLELFFPDPLMGNGAGSKVQVSPFLFYDFAALTIKDPLPGQDRSIRLSGTGAGLRGSMAKNLEYELDWAVALSESNRTEKYDQRYHWKIKAVF from the coding sequence GTGAACACGATCGGTCTGCGAATTTTCCGCATGGTGGTCATGCTTATGGCATTCACGTCACTCCTGTCGCGGCCCTGTATAGCCGAAGAGACCGGTGAAGCAGGCTTCGAGATCAAGGCATTCGAGGTGACCGGTAACAACCTTTTCACCGATGACCAGGTGCGGGCCGCGGTCATCCTATACACCGGTACGGGCAGAACTTCGGCAGACGTGGAAAAGGCCCGGGACTCGCTTGAAAAGAGGTATCACGAAACAGGGTATCCCGCAGTGATGGTGAACATACCGGAACAGACCCTGCAGGACGGAGTTGTCAAGCTGCAGGTGATTGAGAGCCGGATCGGCAGGGTGAAGGTCACCGGCAACCGGTATTTCACCATGGACAAGGTGTTGAGCGACCTGCCGTCCTTCACGCCGGGCAAGATCCTCTACCTGCCACAGGTCCAGCAGGAGATCGCCCGTCTGAACAGAAGCCAGGACTTCAAGGTAGACCCGGTGATGTCGCCCGGCAAGGAAGTGGGGACCATCGATGTGGAGCTCAAGGTGGAGGACCATCTCCCCCTGCACGGATATCTGGAGCTGAACAACCGGGCGAGCCCGGATACGGTTCCGCTGCGCCTGAATGCGGCAATCCACTACGACAACCTCTGGCAGGAGGAGCATTCCCTCTCCGTTCAGTACCAGCTAGCGCCGCAGGAGCCGGACCAGGTCCAGGCGCTGAGCGCTTCGTATGCGCTGCCCGCACCCTGGCAAAAAGACGACCAGTGGGCACTGTACGGCATATGGTCGAACAGCAATACCGCGTTTGGCGAAGGCTTCCAGGTCATCGGGAAGGGGCACATCTTCGGCACGCGCTATGTTGTGATGCTGCCGGAATACCGGTTGTATACCCATATGCTTACGCTGGGCCTCGACTATAAACACATCATCCAGACAACTTCGACCAGAGATGGCAGTGCGGCGTCACCCGCGGATGAGGTCCCCGTCAACTATGCGCCGCTCTCGTTTTCCTACAGTTCTTCTCTCCCGGATGAGCGGGGCGGGATGAACCAGTTCAGTGCCGGGTTGAACGTGAACTTTCGCACTTCTGACTCCCAGGAAGCAAAGTTCGAGATGAGCCGCTACAAGGCACAAGCGAACTATATCGTGATCACAGCAAGTGCACAACGTATGCAGAAGCTGCTCTGGGGCATGAACCTTTCTGTGAAAGCGGATGGCCAAGTATCCGATCAACCCCTGATCAGCAGCGAGCAGTATCCTGCGGGCGGGATGGAAAGTGTGCGGGGGTACAAGGAAAGCGAGGAACTGGGTGACAGTGCGCTTCATGGGACGCTGGAGCTGTTTTTCCCGGATCCTCTGATGGGAAACGGGGCAGGCAGTAAGGTTCAGGTGAGCCCTTTTCTCTTCTATGACTTCGCCGCGCTGACGATCAAAGACCCACTACCCGGCCAGGACCGCAGCATCAGGCTTTCGGGGACCGGTGCTGGACTGCGGGGTTCTATGGCGAAGAACCTTGAGTACGAACTGGACTGGGCCGTGGCCCTAAGCGAATCGAACCGGACCGAAAAATACGACCAGAGGTATCACTGGAAAATTAAGGCCGTTTTCTGA